A region from the Sulfitobacter sp. D7 genome encodes:
- a CDS encoding SDR family NAD(P)-dependent oxidoreductase, with protein sequence MTKTILITGATDGIGLLTAKKLSGQGHTILLHGRSAEKLSAAAAEVGGTPQTYRADLSQLDEVAALAEALRIDHSQIDVVINNAGVLKLPDPRTEAGLDARFVVNTLAPYLLVQLLLPVLPKAGRVVNLSSAAQAPVDVAALRGNGTLDDMAAYAQSKLAITIWTQEMARVHQDGPLFIAVNPGSLLASKMVKEGFGVAGNDLSIGADILCRAALSEDFSKASGKYFDNDMGGFNEPHSAAADADHVAAVMAAIQELVSQNRAD encoded by the coding sequence ATGACCAAGACCATCCTCATCACCGGCGCGACTGACGGCATCGGTCTGCTGACGGCAAAGAAACTTAGCGGGCAGGGGCACACTATTCTGCTGCACGGGCGCAGCGCCGAAAAATTAAGCGCAGCAGCGGCAGAGGTGGGCGGCACCCCCCAGACCTACCGTGCAGATCTGTCGCAGCTAGATGAGGTCGCGGCATTGGCAGAGGCGCTGCGCATCGATCACAGCCAGATCGACGTGGTGATCAACAATGCAGGTGTCCTGAAACTGCCCGATCCGCGCACCGAAGCGGGGCTAGACGCGCGTTTTGTGGTCAACACATTAGCGCCCTATCTGCTGGTTCAACTCTTGCTGCCGGTACTGCCCAAAGCGGGCCGGGTGGTGAACCTTTCCTCTGCTGCGCAGGCACCGGTGGATGTGGCCGCTCTTCGGGGCAACGGCACCTTGGACGATATGGCGGCCTATGCGCAGAGCAAATTGGCGATCACGATCTGGACTCAGGAAATGGCCCGCGTGCATCAGGATGGCCCGCTCTTCATCGCGGTGAATCCCGGGTCGCTGTTGGCGTCCAAAATGGTGAAGGAAGGCTTTGGCGTTGCTGGAAATGACCTGAGCATCGGCGCCGACATCCTTTGCCGTGCCGCGCTTTCGGAAGATTTTTCAAAGGCTTCGGGAAAGTATTTCGACAATGATATGGGCGGCTTTAATGAACCGCATAGCGCCGCAGCGGACGCCGACCATGTCGCGGCGGTTATGGCCGCGATCCAAGAACTCGTGAGCCAGAACCGGGCCGACTAG
- a CDS encoding zinc-binding alcohol dehydrogenase family protein, which yields MKAIGYNTTGAAEVLEALEIDRPTPGPGDLLVEVKGISVNPVDVKLRALSAPDGGPKVLGFDAAGVVVDLGTEVTDFAIGDAVFYAGDVTRAGTNATFHAVDARIVGRKPETLDFVEAASLPLTAITAWEMLFDAFRLTEGAGKGQALLVIGGAGGVGSILIQLAKTLTGLTVIATASRPETQDWVRKMGADHVVDHRGDLVAQLADLNLAPSYVAALTATDMHWPAIIEAIAPRGQIALIDDPETPDMKAAKPKALSVHWEFMFTRSMFQTEDMTAQRDLLNRVAQMIDAGRLQSTVTEHAGVINVENLRAAHLRQESGRVIGKQVLGGW from the coding sequence ATGAAAGCCATCGGCTATAACACCACCGGCGCGGCAGAGGTTTTGGAGGCGTTGGAAATCGACCGACCCACGCCGGGGCCGGGCGATCTTTTGGTTGAGGTAAAGGGCATCTCTGTCAATCCGGTGGATGTGAAGCTGCGCGCGCTTTCCGCCCCCGATGGCGGCCCAAAGGTCTTGGGGTTCGACGCGGCGGGGGTGGTCGTCGACTTGGGCACAGAGGTTACGGATTTCGCCATCGGGGATGCGGTGTTCTATGCCGGGGATGTGACCCGTGCAGGCACCAACGCCACTTTTCACGCGGTTGATGCCCGGATCGTGGGGCGAAAGCCGGAAACGCTCGATTTCGTTGAGGCCGCCAGTCTGCCGCTGACCGCGATCACCGCATGGGAAATGTTGTTCGATGCTTTCCGGCTGACGGAAGGCGCCGGTAAGGGGCAGGCGCTTTTGGTGATTGGCGGGGCCGGGGGCGTGGGGTCGATCCTTATCCAATTGGCCAAGACGCTGACCGGATTGACCGTGATCGCCACCGCCTCGCGTCCGGAAACCCAAGACTGGGTGCGCAAGATGGGGGCGGATCATGTGGTGGATCACCGGGGTGATCTGGTGGCGCAGCTTGCCGATCTCAACCTCGCGCCCAGCTATGTTGCCGCGCTGACGGCCACGGACATGCATTGGCCAGCCATTATCGAAGCCATTGCCCCGCGCGGCCAGATCGCATTGATCGACGACCCCGAGACGCCGGACATGAAAGCGGCGAAACCCAAAGCTTTGAGCGTGCATTGGGAGTTTATGTTCACAAGGTCGATGTTCCAGACCGAAGACATGACCGCGCAGCGCGACCTGTTGAACCGGGTCGCGCAGATGATCGACGCGGGCAGGTTGCAATCTACCGTGACCGAACATGCGGGCGTGATAAATGTAGAGAACCTTCGCGCCGCCCATCTGCGGCAAGAAAGCGGGCGGGTGATCGGCAAGCAGGTTTTGGGCGGTTGGTGA
- a CDS encoding dimethylarginine dimethylaminohydrolase family protein, which translates to MTDPTYEFTRAVTRRPAASIVDGLRAEDIGTPDLAQMEKAHAHYVATLKETGAEVIELPALDAFPDSVFVEDTALCLPKGAVLMRPGAPSRMGEVAEMAPTLSTLYSDLRQIEGPGHIEGGDILVTGREILVGRSDRTDAEGVAELTQIVSDWGYSLREVFTPPGVLHFKTDCSLLDGDTILSTKRLDASGCFEGYRVLHTAEGEEAAANSIRFNQYVLCPAGFPRTAEMLTKAGFEVVEISNAECAKLDGGMSCLSLRF; encoded by the coding sequence ATGACAGACCCCACCTATGAATTCACCCGCGCCGTTACCCGTCGCCCCGCCGCCAGCATCGTCGATGGTCTGCGCGCCGAGGACATCGGCACCCCCGATCTTGCGCAGATGGAAAAGGCCCATGCGCATTACGTTGCCACATTGAAAGAAACCGGCGCTGAGGTGATCGAACTGCCCGCGCTGGACGCCTTTCCCGATTCCGTCTTTGTTGAGGATACCGCGCTTTGTTTGCCAAAGGGGGCCGTTCTGATGCGCCCCGGCGCACCGAGCCGCATGGGAGAGGTGGCCGAAATGGCACCGACCCTGAGCACCCTTTACAGTGACCTGCGCCAGATTGAAGGCCCCGGCCATATCGAAGGAGGCGACATTCTGGTCACCGGGCGCGAGATCTTGGTGGGCAGATCAGACCGTACCGATGCCGAAGGCGTGGCCGAGCTCACGCAGATCGTCTCGGACTGGGGCTATAGCCTCCGCGAGGTCTTTACACCGCCCGGCGTGCTGCATTTCAAGACCGATTGCTCGTTGCTCGACGGGGACACCATCCTCAGCACCAAACGGCTCGACGCTTCGGGCTGTTTCGAAGGCTACCGCGTGTTGCACACCGCCGAGGGCGAAGAGGCCGCCGCCAATAGCATCCGGTTTAACCAATATGTGCTCTGTCCTGCGGGCTTCCCCCGCACCGCGGAAATGTTGACGAAAGCAGGCTTTGAAGTGGTCGAGATCAGTAATGCGGAATGCGCCAAACTGGACGGCGGCATGTCATGCCTGTCGCTAAGGTTCTGA
- a CDS encoding 5-guanidino-2-oxopentanoate decarboxylase: MTSLGEALVAQLSQRGVDCVFGIPGVHTIELYRGLAASGIRHVTPRHEQGAGFMADGYARVSGKPGVAFVITGPGLTNTLTAMGQARADSVPMLVISGVNTLPSLGKGRGHLHELPDQRAMARTVALISERVETADELAPMLDRVFEPFQSGRPGPTHLEIPLDVAGAPYTAEAPSISATSVTPPSAEQISKAAAILAQSKAPLILAGGGARKAGNALQILAEKLGAPVVQTVNARGVMFEHPLGVPASPSLQAVRALIAQSDVVLALGTELGPTDYDMYASGTMPEIQRLIRVDICAEQLSRHAAELSIHGDAALAIDALNAAVDGDAAPDGAARAAKARREAFEEIGPEMRAACDTLAELRGAVPGAIIVGDSAQPIYAGNLYYDHDRPGGWFNAATGFGALGYGIPAAIGAALAAPDTPVICIAGDGGAQFSLPELMCAVQENLSICFIIWNNHGYQEIATSMQDAGVSVVGCDPAPPDFAAVAQSCGLPFWRCDTQAGAVADALRAATATGGPTLIAIQAQPTPAQANKRA; encoded by the coding sequence ATGACCAGCCTCGGCGAGGCGCTGGTCGCCCAGCTTTCACAGCGCGGTGTCGACTGTGTCTTTGGCATCCCCGGGGTGCACACGATTGAGCTTTACCGGGGCTTGGCGGCCTCGGGCATCCGCCATGTGACGCCTCGGCACGAACAGGGCGCGGGCTTCATGGCGGATGGCTATGCACGGGTCTCCGGCAAACCCGGTGTTGCCTTTGTCATCACGGGGCCGGGGCTGACCAACACGCTGACCGCAATGGGGCAAGCGCGCGCGGATTCCGTGCCGATGCTGGTGATCTCTGGCGTCAACACGCTGCCCAGCCTTGGCAAGGGCAGGGGGCATCTGCACGAGCTACCGGATCAGCGGGCGATGGCACGGACCGTCGCGCTGATCTCCGAGCGGGTTGAGACCGCCGATGAATTGGCCCCCATGCTCGACCGGGTCTTTGAGCCGTTCCAGTCCGGCCGACCGGGGCCCACACATCTTGAGATACCGCTGGACGTGGCCGGCGCGCCCTATACCGCCGAAGCGCCCTCTATTTCTGCCACCTCTGTGACACCTCCGTCTGCCGAGCAAATCTCAAAAGCCGCTGCGATACTGGCGCAGAGCAAGGCGCCCCTGATCCTTGCCGGTGGCGGGGCTAGAAAAGCCGGGAATGCCCTGCAAATCCTCGCCGAAAAGCTAGGCGCGCCGGTGGTGCAAACGGTGAATGCCCGCGGCGTAATGTTCGAGCATCCTTTGGGCGTTCCGGCCAGCCCCAGCCTGCAAGCCGTGCGGGCACTGATCGCGCAGTCGGACGTGGTGCTGGCCTTGGGCACCGAATTGGGCCCGACCGATTATGATATGTACGCCAGCGGCACCATGCCCGAGATCCAAAGGCTCATCCGCGTCGATATTTGCGCTGAACAGCTTTCCCGCCATGCCGCCGAACTGTCGATCCACGGCGATGCGGCTCTCGCAATTGACGCGCTGAATGCCGCGGTCGACGGGGATGCCGCGCCAGACGGGGCAGCGCGGGCGGCCAAGGCCCGCCGCGAGGCGTTTGAAGAGATCGGCCCGGAGATGCGTGCGGCTTGCGACACCCTCGCTGAACTGCGCGGAGCCGTTCCGGGGGCGATCATCGTCGGCGATTCCGCCCAGCCAATCTATGCGGGCAACCTTTATTACGATCACGATCGCCCCGGCGGCTGGTTCAACGCCGCCACCGGCTTTGGCGCGCTTGGCTATGGCATCCCCGCTGCAATCGGGGCGGCGCTCGCGGCACCCGACACGCCGGTGATCTGCATTGCAGGCGATGGCGGCGCGCAGTTCAGCCTGCCGGAACTGATGTGCGCGGTGCAAGAAAACCTGTCGATTTGCTTCATCATCTGGAACAACCACGGCTATCAAGAAATCGCCACCTCCATGCAGGATGCGGGGGTAAGCGTCGTCGGATGTGACCCGGCCCCGCCGGACTTTGCCGCCGTCGCACAATCCTGCGGCTTGCCCTTCTGGCGCTGCGATACGCAAGCCGGCGCCGTTGCAGATGCGCTGCGCGCGGCCACCGCGACTGGCGGGCCGACGCTCATTGCAATTCAGGCACAGCCGACCCCCGCGCAAGCAAACAAGAGAGCATAA
- a CDS encoding pyridoxal phosphate-dependent aminotransferase, which translates to MRTTDITRRLAGLGGAKWEVHLKARELAAQGRDIIELTIGEPDVPTPDALMDVAADAMRRGRTGYSDGRGETGLRAALAERYSHRAGRRITPDQAMCFPGTQTALYAVLLGVAEAGQQVLVGDPMYATYEGVIRSSGAEMVPVPLRPENGFRLHADDLAARITPQTTAILLTTPHNPTGAVLTRAEIDALGELAIAHDLWIISDEVYEELIFDPSEFCSPLWRPQLADRTIVVSSISKSHAAPGFRSGWCIGPEAFTEALLPLSETMLFGNQPFIADMTEKAVREGSPVAEGMKQRFAARAERLHRRLSQESPLKVHQPDAGMFAMIDVSATGMSGTDYAMHLLEQAGVAVMPGASFGETLDAWVRVALTTGDAAFDAACDRIIQHAAQLQLETA; encoded by the coding sequence ATGAGAACGACAGATATCACCCGACGGCTAGCAGGTCTTGGCGGCGCGAAATGGGAAGTGCATCTAAAGGCCCGCGAGCTTGCCGCACAGGGCCGTGATATTATTGAGCTGACCATCGGCGAGCCGGACGTGCCGACACCCGACGCGCTTATGGATGTGGCGGCCGATGCAATGCGCCGGGGCCGCACTGGTTATTCTGACGGTCGGGGTGAGACAGGTCTGCGCGCTGCATTGGCCGAACGATATTCGCACCGCGCGGGCCGTCGCATCACGCCGGACCAAGCCATGTGTTTTCCCGGCACGCAGACAGCGCTTTATGCCGTGCTGTTGGGCGTGGCCGAGGCGGGGCAGCAAGTTCTGGTCGGCGATCCGATGTATGCCACTTACGAAGGGGTTATCCGCTCCAGCGGTGCCGAGATGGTGCCCGTCCCGCTGCGCCCGGAAAACGGCTTTCGCCTTCATGCGGATGACCTCGCCGCAAGGATCACCCCGCAGACCACGGCAATCTTGCTGACCACGCCGCATAATCCTACCGGCGCGGTCCTGACCCGCGCGGAGATAGACGCGCTTGGTGAACTGGCCATTGCCCATGATCTGTGGATTATCTCTGATGAAGTGTACGAAGAACTGATCTTTGACCCCTCTGAATTCTGCTCGCCGCTGTGGCGTCCGCAACTGGCTGACCGCACCATCGTCGTCTCATCGATCTCAAAATCCCACGCCGCACCGGGCTTTCGCAGCGGTTGGTGTATCGGCCCCGAAGCCTTTACCGAGGCTCTCTTGCCGCTGTCGGAGACCATGCTTTTCGGCAACCAGCCCTTTATCGCTGACATGACCGAAAAAGCGGTGCGCGAGGGGTCGCCCGTGGCTGAAGGGATGAAACAACGCTTTGCCGCCCGCGCCGAGCGTTTGCACCGCCGTCTGTCGCAAGAAAGCCCGTTGAAGGTGCACCAACCGGATGCGGGCATGTTTGCAATGATCGATGTGTCCGCCACCGGTATGAGCGGCACCGACTATGCCATGCACCTGCTTGAGCAGGCTGGCGTGGCGGTCATGCCCGGTGCGTCCTTTGGGGAAACGCTCGATGCTTGGGTGCGTGTGGCGCTGACGACCGGCGACGCGGCCTTTGATGCGGCCTGTGACCGGATCATCCAGCACGCGGCGCAATTGCAGCTGGAAACGGCATGA
- a CDS encoding TetR/AcrR family transcriptional regulator: protein MSDSTPKFKREPAEHRREALIKATLSLIAEKGVQAATVRAIAARADVSQGMIRHHFSSKEDLITAAYEHHMDRLTDLTSAFAGGDCSAPVARLAAFVVGSLTPPVVDAGSVSLWAGFLTKVHDDAQMRESHKRTYYNFRNRLEALIAAVLNEAGQPRTAQELRHLAIACNAVIDGLWMEGGVLPSAFAPDELSEIGIRSVGALLGIDLTKAGQQT from the coding sequence GTGTCGGACAGCACGCCTAAATTCAAACGTGAGCCAGCGGAACACCGCAGAGAGGCCCTGATAAAGGCCACTCTGTCGCTGATCGCCGAAAAGGGTGTTCAGGCCGCGACGGTCCGGGCAATCGCGGCCCGTGCTGACGTGTCACAGGGTATGATTAGGCACCACTTTTCGTCGAAAGAAGACCTGATTACCGCGGCCTATGAGCATCACATGGACCGGCTCACCGACCTGACATCGGCTTTCGCGGGGGGCGACTGTAGCGCGCCGGTGGCACGGTTGGCGGCCTTTGTCGTCGGTAGTCTGACACCGCCGGTTGTCGACGCGGGGTCGGTCAGCCTTTGGGCGGGGTTTCTGACCAAGGTCCATGACGACGCGCAGATGCGCGAAAGTCACAAACGGACCTATTACAATTTCCGCAACCGCCTTGAGGCGCTGATCGCAGCCGTATTGAACGAGGCGGGTCAGCCCCGCACAGCACAAGAGCTGCGCCATTTGGCCATCGCCTGCAACGCCGTGATCGATGGATTGTGGATGGAAGGCGGTGTTCTACCGAGCGCTTTCGCGCCGGATGAGCTTTCAGAAATCGGAATTCGCTCCGTCGGAGCACTCCTCGGGATAGACCTCACAAAAGCAGGGCAACAGACATGA
- a CDS encoding ABC transporter ATP-binding protein, whose protein sequence is MRGADALQREPIRATQAAEDASADSAAENEAIRITDLHKSFGALEVLKGVSLTAQKGDVVAIIGGSGSGKSTCLRCINFLETPSAGQIIVNGEEIKMRQDGSPVDRRQIERIRTRLGMVFQAFNLWTHRTLLENVIEVPVHVLKVPRDEAIKRARVLLDRVGLGDKADTFPAFLSGGQQQRAAIARALAVEPSVMLFDEPTSALDPELVGEVLTVIRDLAAEGRTMLLVTHEMKFAREVATHVVYLFEGRIEEQGPPEELFGNPQSARLRQFLQTVG, encoded by the coding sequence ATGAGGGGCGCGGACGCTTTGCAAAGAGAGCCGATCAGAGCCACACAAGCAGCCGAAGACGCCAGTGCCGATAGCGCGGCGGAGAACGAGGCGATCAGAATTACCGACCTGCACAAATCCTTTGGCGCGTTGGAGGTTCTCAAAGGTGTCTCACTGACCGCGCAAAAGGGCGATGTTGTCGCCATCATCGGCGGCAGCGGGTCGGGCAAATCTACCTGCCTGCGCTGCATCAATTTCCTCGAAACCCCAAGTGCGGGTCAGATCATCGTCAACGGTGAAGAGATCAAGATGCGGCAAGACGGCTCCCCCGTTGACCGCCGCCAGATCGAGCGCATCCGAACCCGCCTTGGCATGGTGTTTCAGGCTTTCAACCTCTGGACCCACCGCACCCTGCTGGAAAACGTCATCGAGGTGCCGGTCCATGTTCTCAAAGTGCCGCGGGACGAGGCCATCAAGCGCGCACGGGTGCTGCTAGACCGGGTCGGACTGGGCGATAAGGCTGATACCTTCCCTGCTTTTCTATCGGGCGGCCAGCAGCAACGCGCGGCAATTGCCCGCGCCCTTGCGGTGGAACCCAGCGTGATGCTGTTTGACGAACCCACCAGCGCGCTTGACCCCGAGTTGGTGGGTGAGGTGCTCACGGTTATCCGCGATCTGGCCGCCGAAGGGCGCACCATGCTGCTTGTCACCCACGAGATGAAATTCGCGCGCGAGGTGGCGACGCATGTCGTCTACCTTTTTGAGGGGCGCATCGAAGAACAAGGCCCGCCGGAAGAGCTTTTCGGCAACCCTCAATCCGCCCGGCTGCGGCAGTTTTTGCAGACAGTCGGCTAA
- a CDS encoding transporter substrate-binding domain-containing protein — protein sequence MTFKKLMTSAIATAVLSAGAVAAEEVKIGIAAEPYPPFASLNASGEWEGWEVEIIEAVCKAAELDCVITPVAWDGIIPSLTGQQVDAIMASMSITEERQKTIDFSDPYYNTPAVIVADKSMDIEPTAESLSGKIIGIQASTIHQAYANEYFGDAAEIRVYQTQDEANQDLVSGRIDATQADSIAMADFVNSDIGTCCEIKGSVENDEAILGQGVGAGVRKGDDALRESLNKGIAQILEDGTHEEITGRYFDTSIYAE from the coding sequence ATGACATTTAAGAAACTCATGACGAGTGCGATCGCGACAGCAGTGCTGAGCGCCGGTGCCGTGGCCGCCGAAGAGGTCAAAATCGGCATCGCAGCCGAACCCTACCCGCCCTTCGCCTCTCTCAATGCCTCCGGTGAATGGGAAGGCTGGGAAGTTGAGATCATCGAAGCGGTCTGCAAAGCGGCCGAGTTGGACTGTGTGATCACCCCCGTGGCTTGGGACGGCATCATCCCCTCGCTGACGGGCCAGCAGGTCGATGCGATCATGGCCTCCATGTCGATCACCGAAGAGCGTCAAAAAACGATCGATTTCTCTGATCCCTACTACAACACGCCCGCGGTGATCGTGGCGGATAAGTCGATGGACATCGAACCTACGGCCGAGTCGCTGTCCGGTAAGATCATCGGCATTCAAGCCTCAACCATCCACCAAGCCTATGCCAATGAATATTTCGGCGATGCGGCAGAGATCCGGGTCTATCAGACGCAGGACGAAGCCAATCAGGATCTGGTCTCGGGTCGGATTGATGCCACACAGGCGGACAGCATCGCCATGGCGGATTTCGTTAACTCCGACATCGGCACCTGCTGCGAGATCAAGGGATCGGTGGAGAATGACGAGGCCATCTTGGGCCAAGGTGTCGGCGCTGGCGTGCGCAAGGGCGATGACGCGCTGCGGGAAAGCCTGAACAAAGGCATCGCGCAGATACTCGAAGATGGCACCCACGAAGAGATCACCGGGCGCTATTTCGATACCAGCATCTACGCAGAGTAA
- a CDS encoding ABC transporter permease, which translates to MIFETLGLAESAQLLSLSPPGWGGNLLRGLANSLQIAFGAFGFGLLIGLFGAYGKLYGGVVLRDLLAVYTTVIRAVPELVLILILYYVGTDLINKVSGAMGYGRVEISGVVAGIWVLGVVQGAYATEVLRGAIQAVPAGQIEAARAYGMPPLMLLRRVTIPAMMSFATPGLANLWLIATKDTALLAIVGFSELTLETRQAAASTRAYFTFFLAAGALYLIVTLCSGAVFARIEKWARRGQPSLKGAGR; encoded by the coding sequence ATGATCTTCGAAACGCTCGGGCTTGCCGAGAGTGCGCAACTACTGTCCCTCAGCCCGCCGGGCTGGGGCGGCAACCTGTTGCGCGGGCTTGCGAACTCTCTGCAGATCGCATTTGGCGCCTTCGGGTTTGGTCTGCTGATCGGGCTCTTTGGGGCCTACGGCAAGCTCTATGGCGGGGTGGTCCTGCGCGACCTCCTCGCCGTTTATACGACTGTGATCCGGGCCGTGCCTGAATTGGTGCTGATCTTGATCCTCTATTACGTGGGCACCGATCTCATTAACAAAGTCTCAGGCGCCATGGGCTATGGCCGGGTCGAGATTAGCGGTGTCGTCGCCGGGATCTGGGTGCTCGGCGTGGTGCAGGGCGCCTATGCCACCGAGGTGCTGCGCGGCGCGATCCAAGCCGTGCCCGCGGGCCAGATTGAGGCCGCGCGCGCTTACGGGATGCCGCCGCTGATGCTGCTGCGCCGCGTGACGATCCCCGCGATGATGTCTTTTGCCACGCCGGGTCTTGCGAACCTGTGGCTAATTGCGACCAAAGATACCGCGCTTCTGGCCATCGTCGGCTTCAGCGAATTGACGCTGGAGACCCGACAGGCTGCCGCCAGCACGCGCGCCTATTTCACCTTCTTCCTCGCCGCGGGCGCGCTCTATTTGATTGTGACCCTATGTTCGGGCGCGGTCTTTGCGCGGATCGAAAAATGGGCGCGGCGCGGTCAGCCGTCGCTGAAAGGAGCGGGCCGATGA
- a CDS encoding ABC transporter permease, which yields MIPFRALMQPHRIVMLALLLAVVIWCAVALRWDWIPEYAPLALEGLWRTIWILVVTCVLGFLLAIPLGLAQAIGPWYLSAPARIFCTVIRGTPLLLQIWLLYYGLGSLFPQIPWIRGSELWPYLRQAWPYAVLALTLSYAGYEGEVMRGAFSSVNKGQLEAANAFGMPRFTMFRRIWLPQAIRNVLPTLGGETILQLKATPLVATITVVELYAVSSRVRSDTFIVYEPLILLAVFYMIIAGVIALLFRRFENQVPG from the coding sequence ATGATCCCCTTTCGCGCTCTGATGCAGCCCCACCGCATTGTCATGCTGGCGCTTTTGCTGGCTGTGGTCATCTGGTGTGCCGTGGCGCTGCGGTGGGATTGGATACCGGAATATGCCCCGCTGGCGTTGGAAGGGCTCTGGCGCACGATCTGGATATTGGTCGTCACCTGCGTGCTGGGTTTTCTCTTGGCCATTCCATTGGGGCTCGCGCAGGCCATCGGGCCTTGGTACCTGTCTGCCCCTGCCCGGATATTCTGCACCGTCATCCGTGGCACGCCTCTGCTCTTGCAGATCTGGCTGCTCTACTACGGCCTCGGCTCGCTTTTCCCGCAGATCCCTTGGATCCGCGGCAGTGAACTCTGGCCCTACCTGCGCCAAGCTTGGCCCTATGCGGTGCTGGCGCTGACGCTGTCTTATGCGGGCTATGAAGGCGAAGTTATGCGCGGCGCGTTTTCAAGTGTGAACAAAGGGCAACTTGAGGCTGCAAACGCCTTCGGCATGCCGCGTTTCACCATGTTCCGCCGCATCTGGCTGCCACAGGCGATCCGCAACGTGCTGCCAACGCTCGGTGGCGAAACCATCCTGCAACTCAAGGCCACACCTCTGGTCGCGACAATCACGGTGGTCGAGCTTTATGCCGTATCCTCGCGAGTGCGCTCGGACACGTTTATCGTCTATGAACCGCTGATCTTGCTGGCTGTGTTTTACATGATCATCGCCGGGGTCATCGCCTTGTTGTTCCGGCGGTTCGAGAACCAAGTGCCGGGATAG
- a CDS encoding GlxA family transcriptional regulator — protein MQEKTKSSGETVKIDILLFDGFSNHCLANTLEPFRAANSITGQARYDWRLLSLEGGLVRSSSGMLVQTELATATKPPCDYLMVTASYGHLALSSSQVLSALRGLCANAKCLVGLDMGAWLLAAAGLLDDRPATIHGHLFESFSETFPQVDARQERFVIDGNRITCGGAMASFDLVLTLIGAHCGEITRLDVASLFLHQSDQPFGQPDNISGRSKLVSRALVLMDETIEAPVPIPTIARHLGCSLKSLQRRFARSLNATPGQVYRHRRLIAAKSLVEGTNLSISEIATRCGYESASAMTRAFKGQFGTTPMDLRAD, from the coding sequence ATGCAGGAAAAGACAAAATCATCAGGCGAGACGGTTAAGATCGACATTCTGTTGTTCGATGGTTTTTCGAACCATTGTCTGGCCAACACTTTGGAGCCGTTTCGCGCCGCGAACAGCATCACCGGGCAGGCGCGGTATGACTGGCGCCTGCTTTCGCTTGAGGGGGGGCTTGTGCGGTCTTCAAGCGGGATGTTGGTACAGACCGAATTGGCCACCGCGACAAAGCCCCCCTGTGATTACCTCATGGTGACCGCCAGCTATGGCCATCTTGCGTTGAGCAGCAGTCAGGTGCTGTCCGCGCTGCGGGGGCTTTGCGCGAATGCGAAATGTCTGGTGGGGCTCGATATGGGGGCCTGGTTGCTGGCGGCTGCAGGGCTGTTGGACGACAGGCCCGCGACCATCCATGGGCATCTTTTCGAAAGCTTTTCAGAGACATTTCCGCAGGTAGATGCCCGGCAAGAGCGGTTTGTCATTGATGGCAACCGGATCACCTGCGGCGGTGCCATGGCTTCCTTTGATCTGGTCCTGACGTTGATCGGGGCGCACTGCGGCGAGATCACACGGCTCGATGTCGCGTCGCTTTTCTTGCATCAAAGCGATCAGCCGTTTGGGCAGCCCGACAACATATCGGGGCGGTCCAAACTGGTGTCTCGGGCGCTTGTCCTTATGGATGAGACTATCGAAGCGCCGGTGCCAATTCCGACCATTGCGCGGCACTTGGGGTGTTCGCTCAAAAGCCTGCAAAGACGGTTCGCGCGCAGTTTGAATGCGACGCCGGGCCAAGTCTATCGGCACCGACGCCTGATCGCTGCGAAAAGCTTGGTCGAAGGGACCAACCTGTCAATCTCTGAGATTGCGACGCGCTGCGGTTACGAAAGCGCAAGTGCTATGACGCGCGCCTTCAAGGGCCAGTTTGGCACAACGCCCATGGATTTGAGGGCGGACTGA